The sequence GAAGTAGTGCTGCTGGTGGAGTAGACAGTCCTTTTACTACTGCTTGCTGTCAAACCAATGCCCTAGCATAGCGCGAGGGTGCCGTGCTGCTGGAGTTGAGTGGCTTGACCTGTGGTCAACAACACTCTCGCTGCTCTGTCTTTGGAAGAGTGGGATGTTAGCCAGGATGCTGAGATTCAGTTCTGGCTGGGTTAACTGGGTCATTCAACTTCCCCTGTGATTTGAACTAAATGTAATATAGTCTTTCCCTTCCTGTGCTAAACAGCTGTGTGGCGTTGAAGTGTTCCGcaccagagatggctgcattcttGAACAGGGAAAGCACGATTGCCCTTAGGTTAGTAAACAGCTTTGGGATTCGTTTGGCTGAAATGGGCTATGGAAATTGAGACTggatattcatttaaaattaggatggggagaagaaaaggaaacgGCAGAGGCCAAGCGACGTCTGGGGGAGACCAGCTTCAGGAATTGGAAACCGGAATCAAAATAcagcattacatttaaaacatcttaAATTCTTCCAGGTACTTTACAGCGCAGTGTTAACAGCTCCCAAGGAAAACCGGAGAGCTAGAGTCCTGCTTCACTGAAGCTACAGccagagtgccccctgctggcactGGTGCATTATAACGACCTCTGCCTTGGGCTATTAACGCACAGCAAAACTGGGAATATTGAGAAAATGGCGAGAGTTTGGCTGAAATCTTGGCGCTGTTGAAGgccctgggagttttgcctttgatttcaatggggctaggatctCATCCTCGGCTTCGGAGAGACTCAAGGACGGAGAGTCTGGAGGATTAAACCCCCCCAGCGCTCCAGCCCTCAAGAGCACGTGGCATGGAAGTAATAATGCCTTTATACCGCTGCTTTCCCGGGATTCTTAAAGCACTCCACAAAGGTGGGAAAAGCGTCCTTAGCCTCACTgcgcaaatggggaaactgaggcacggagcaggaaAAGTGACTTGCCCCGTATCTCAGGGAAAAtctggggcagggctagggacagaatccaggtctcttgactcccagtaccctgctctAACCAGCAGGCTACACTGAGATCCCCAGAAAGGACAGCAGGGGATGGACATGTCCGGGCTAGGGCGCAGAGGTCGGGGGAGCTTGGCATCAGAGTGGAAGCATATCCTGCAGCTGCCTCAGAAAGCCATTTCATTTAAAGAGAATCAATCTTCTCAGGAAACTGACTGAAGCAATTGAGCTCGAGAAATGCCAGATcgatttcccctctcctcctccagtttctccctcccgccccccgcccaaTCCTGAATCCAGGCAGGGGAGCAAACTCCTCCATCTGGCCACAGAACCCCCCTGTGGATAATAATAGCTGCTTCGTGTAGAAAATTCAATTAGGCCCAACAAAGAGATGAATGTTAGTGCTTCCTCGGCAGGCCCCATCCGGTTCTGTTCTGTTCCTCCGCAAGTGGCTAACTGCAGGGGCTGTTATGAAAGAACCCTTTCAATTCTCATGGCATTTATAGCTAGGGCTGGCTGGAGAGGGCTTTTCAGAAAGGAAAATGACCGTGGGGCTCTAGCCCGGTGATTGGCCATTGTGTGCATCAGATGCCACTTACGAGATGGGACACCAGCTGCTGTGGCTGGCAAGGGGTTGAATATAGGCTGTGTCTAGTGCTTTTCTCCTGGTGTCTCCCTGAGCTGTTGATGGGTTCGTTAAAGGTGAACTGTCTTGCCAGAGAAAGAAGGGGGTTAGTGCCGGTTTCCTGGCCACGTTTGGGgacctgtatcagaggggtagccgtgttatgctgaatctgtaaaaagcaacagagggtcctgtggcaccttagagactaacagaagtattgggagcataagcttccgtgggtaagaacctcacttcttcagatgcaagtcttgcatctgaagaagtgaggttcttacccacgaagcttatgctcccaatacttctgttagtctctaaggtgccacaagaccctctgttgttttttacagattcagcataacacggctacccctctgatacaggtcCCCAAACGTGGCCAGGAAACCGGCACTAACCCCCTTCTTTCTCTGGCAAGACAGTTCACCTTTAACGAACCCATCAACAGCTCAGGGAGACACCAGGAGAAAAGCACTAGACACAGCCTATATTCAACCCCTTGCCAGCCACAGCAGCTGGTGTCCCATCTCGTAAGTGGCATCTGATGCACACANaagctttcgtgggtaagaacctcacttcttcagatgcaagtcttgcatctgaagaagtgaggttcttacccacgaagcttatgctcccaatacttctgttagtctctaaggtgccacaagaccctctgttgtttGGGGACCTGTTGTTCTGCTTTCCTAAAATCGACCCCCTCATTcatccccttctcccacaggttCCAACTAGAGACAGCAGACTTCTCCATTTCCGAGGGCTTGTTCAATAGCAACCAcgttccatcccagaggtggctgcagcgtAATTTGTGGGTTAAAGGCACCGTGTGAGTGTGAGCTGCCATTACTCCCCTGGGTGCTCTTGGCCCGGGTACAGGCAGGTGCTTCACTCCTCCAGTCCCGGTTTAAAAGTAGGTCTGTTCCAGAACGGCAGATGGTGGGGTGCAATCAAGTCTGAGGAGGAAGACTTTGGTGTTTCTGAGCGTTGATGTTCCAATAATGACagggttttgtatttattttagcgGGGCGGTGAGTttgtttaaggggaaaaaaacagaagaccgaaagaaagaagaacaaaagtaaaactgAGACGTCTTTAACACAATCACCTCAATTTAGGTATCTTTAGTAGACACATCCTTAAGTGAGGGGCCTTTAATCCAGCCATCCTTAATGGGTATGTCCTTAACTGAAGTATCCTTAGCCCTTCCATTTGGAATCGTCCCCTCCATTTATTCAGTGGGAAAGGTGGGAGGGAGTTGCTGGAGGGGGCGCGTTGGTTTCCCAGGAGGCAGGGGCACAGTGTAGCAGCTGTGGGGAGGTTCTTGGACCATGGAGGGAGGGAAGCTGAAGCAGCAAGGGGCGAAGTGGGAGAGTTGGGCAGTGGAAGAGGATGCAGGCACAGAAGGATCCGGCTGAGAGGGACTCAGGGAGGATGTTCACTGGCTGACACGCTTCACCCAGCTGCCGCTGCACCAGCTGGTTGAGGGGAGTAACTGCCATTGGATAAGCGCTTGGGGTGAGGAGGAATTTATCAAAGCTGACTCTGCTGTGGGCATTGGGTAAGGCAGTGTGGTTGAGgtgatagggcactggactgggactcaggacacctgggttccatttccagctgGGCCACTGACCTCCagggtgaccttggggaagtcgcctctgtgcctcagtttcctcttctgtaaaatgggcttTGTAACGTGCTTTGAGAGCTGCTGATGGAAAGTGctattgtaagctcttcgggggcagggcctgtctttgTATAACACTTAGCACCGTGGGGCCTTGGCCCATGACTGGGACagctaggcactatggtaattaATACAAGGAATAGGTGGTGCTGCTATTTACAGAAAGGGACAGGAAACCCTTTGGTCACTGAAGCTGTCCATGACTCAGCACTTCAGTGGCACAGTGGTGTTTAAGGGTGAAGGCCCCTCTGCTTCTCTGTCATGGGTACATTAACTTGCAGTGGGGCCCACGGTGGTCTGTTAGCCCAAGGAATGACACGGAAGCCTGTTACATGGGGCAGCCCAAGGATCCAGGCATGCTCAGTTGGCCTAGTAGATGTGAGTTGTGAACTGGGGGACACTTGGATCTCTGAAGAGAGGGGTGGAGGGGGTCCTTGGGGAAGATTTCATTGTTGGCTGCAGGAGCCAGGTGTGGGGGGCCGGCTGCaaagcagtggtgctggaacactttttagagtgggggtgctgcgcccgccccccccacccccgctgcaccttagagctggggccaggagcagggccatggctctgggagggggggatgCAGACAAGGATAAGGGgcggggccaaggctggggccacagctgggggcaggggcagagcccagggcatggggctggcagccgggaccccgcatgcagggccaggagcagagccccccaggtgcagggccagcagccagagccctgcatagaacctgggggtgcagcagcaccccctgcacccctggTTCCTGCACTTGTGCTGCAAAGGGGGGCAGATGCATAGCATTTAGAACAGACACaaagggcaggattttcaaaagtgcctaaggccATGTTGGCGCCCCCAGCGGCACTGCTCTGGTGAAGAGTGGACGCTCCTATATCGACAGGTGGGTTTTTTCTGCTGACGCAATTAACCACCTCGCTGAGAGACGGGAGCTGGGTCTCTGGGAGATTTCTTCCATCGGCCTCACTGCGGCTATGCCGGGGCTCAGGTTGGCGTCACTACCTCGCACAGGGCGTGAAATTGTTCACACTCCTGACCgttgtagctaggttgatctTTTCAGGCCTAAGGGAGTCAGGCACCCAACTTCCATTGCctttccatgggagttaggtgcctaactggtGGTGGTGCTTTCAtacccccagcccagcagcctgGCCCTGGCAGACTGACGGCTGAGTTGCAGTCCTACCCACCAAACCCGGATGTGTGGCGTGAGCGGCTCGAAAGACACCGGGGACAGCAGGTCATGATGGTGTTGTTGGGCACCGCGCTGGCAAAGCAGCTGCGGGGGCGTGTCCTGCAAGGGGCCCAGCCGTTGCTTACAGGCGTTGGGGCTAGCTCAGAAAATCCACATCATGGACCTGTTGTGGTACCACAGAGCCATCTGCTGGGCACAGGAGATGCCAGCCAGCAGCCGTTATGGAAGGTGGGCCCCCTTCAGCTGATCCTTCTCCCTGGGCCTTGGTCTGAGCTCTTACACcagctgtaaatcaggagtggccCTGTCTTCGGTGGAGTGACACAGAGGTCAAGCTAGTGAGAGGGGGAAATCCAGCCCCCTGTTTAAAGGCGGCAGGCGGCTCTGGAGTGCAGGCATAAAGAATAGGCAGGACCCCACTGGGACCAGGTACTGCCAGGGTAACCCCCACCCTCAGATACAGGCCCAGGGCAGGCCTGGTGGCGGCACAAGAATCCCACCCGAGTACGTTCAGCGTGTGCTCTGGGTCAGGGGTGTTTCCGGGCACACCCTCTGGAGTcgcccccagccaggctctcgAACACAGAGCTGCTCCTCCTTTGCCCAAGGATCCCGTTTACTCTGTTGTTCCCCACACGGCCAGGCTGAGCCACTGGGCCTCCCTCAACCTCCCCGAGGGCTCCTGCTGGCCCATCCACAGGGACTCCGCAGGACTTCCCTTCTGTAGACCTGCACCATCAGCCGGTGGAGCGATGGGGACACCCAGTGCCTGAGGAGGTGAAGCTCAGGCCTGCACATGTTACGTGGGGTGGgtgccacagctgtggctggttgCACGGATCCCTCTGCTGCCTGTCTCAATTCCCCAGGGATAATCCAGGCTCTTGTCTCTTCCCAGGCCGAAGGCAGCTGACACTTAGCTGGGTATTAACGAGCACCATGCGGAGCCCGTGTGTGCAGTAGGGATGGGTCCTGAGACCTACCCAGCAAGCAGGGAGTTAACtccaggcttcagtcccccaaCTGGGGCAGCGTTGTGAAGCAAGGGAGGGGACTCGAGGGCCAGCCGGGGGCTCCAGGAAAGCCTGGGTTCCTGGGAGGCAGCAGCGAGAGGTCTCGGACTCTGAGCAGGCACAGCCTCATCTCCCATTCGGCAGGGCCGGCTCACAGCCTGTGTCTCTTGGAGCGTAGAGCCCCAAGTGAGGGAAGGGGACACGTGCTGGGTGAAAAGCTCTTGCTGGCGCCGGACCGGCTCCTGTgctctcccagctccccagggatGCCTGCAAGGGGTCCCCAGATTTACTTCCGCCTCTTTGTACGTTTGATTGGTGGTGGGGCTGCCGCACTTGGTCTGCAGAGCAGGGGCAATGGGCCCTTTCGCCCACGCATAGCCTGCTCCTTAAGGGGACAGGTATAGCTGGGATGTTGGCCCTCCCCGTGGGGGATCCAGCCGTGAGGAAGGAATCCTGGCCACACACCCTTTGGCTGAAGGCAGCTGGCATAGCCCTGCCCACCCATGTATGGCAGGAGGAAAGCGAGCTGAGcctggagagacagacagaccttCCAGGTGGGGCTTGTACACACAGTGCTTTTATTTGTGGTCTTCGGTCAGAGAGACCCTCCGGCTTGGACAGTGGCTTAGAATTCAAGAGGGGCCCATGTGTCCACGTGCAGCGACTCGCAGAGAGCCCGACACACGCGGTGGTGGCTCAGAAATGCTTGCCCAGGGCTTTGTTTGTAATGCAAGAGGGGCCGGGACTCAAGCAATTGTTTTACTTCCATAACTGACGCAGCAAGGCCGGAAGTGCCGGGGCTCTGAGCTGCGccggcacctctgggctctgAGCTGCCAAGGCCAGAGgtcacaaattaagcactgctcttGTCTTTTGCAAAAGAAACACGAGCATGTTGCATTGGGTAATGGCACAATTTGGTGCTAAGGGGTTAAATTGGGTGCACTGCCCAGCAGAGGCAAAGAGGACACTCACAtagtcactcactctctctctctccacagccaCCCAGTCAGCCTGCTTAAGGGAAGGGGTTGCCTAGGATCTTTCACTAGGGTTGGTTGccgggcggtgtgtgtgtgtgggggaggggggtgttagtCTTGGCTCAGCTAACTTTAGGACTTTCTTTTCAGTGTTGTGGGCATAGCCCTAAGCCGCGCCAAGGGGCATTAAGGAGGAATATGCACGTAAGTGTTTCTGGCATATAGGCATGTGCATTCGAGGTGGATCTGTGGTTTGCAGAGGCCCCATGTAAACAGTCAGGGATCATCCTTGGGCAGGTGATGCTTAGCAGCAGCTTCTCTAGGCTCCAAAAGCCTGACTAGCACGGGGCTAGCTGCAGGCCCTGGGCACAGCTCAGAGGCTGCAGTGGGTTCTTAGGCTCCGTAGCATGTGGCTTCCTGCATTGCCCAGCCTTCCCTTCCGCCTGTTATCTCTAGCATGTGATGTAAGAGCCTGGGCTACATCCCACAGATACAATCCCCAGGAGCTTCAAGCCCAAGAAACGCCGGAGGCGTCAGAGTGGAGAGTCCGGGAGAACTCCCCcagaggaggagagtgagggCACTTGGGAAGGAGGCACCGGGGCTAGCATGAAAAGCGGAGCAAGCAGAGTggggagatgaggaggatggaggggagcaggaggagatggaggtggggcagaggctgATTTGCAGAGGATATGAACCTGTtccagccctccccacccaggAGCCTTGGGTCTGTAGCTCAAACggtagctctggaggtccctggtgtGTCAGCCGAGAAGCGGCTCTCGTGCACGCCCTTCCCTGGTACGTGGGGTACAGCACGCCGGGGAGGTTCAGAGAGAGGGCCAAGGTTCCCAAGGGATGAGGCAGAAGATGCTCTTTAGAAGAGGGTTTCTCTAAGAACCGCCCCCTTTCCTGCCTAcaaaaagccaaagcctgaggtcAGGATTTAGCCCAGTCTAGAAGTCCATTGGGGCAGCTGGATCTGGTTCCgttcactctctttctctctcccatctGGACTATTTCCAGCTGATCTGCGTGGGCCCAGGTCCTGGTCTCTCTCCACCTTCATCTTCACGTTCCCTACCTGGGCCCAGCCTCTGGTCTCTCTCCACCTTCATCTTCACGTTCCCTTCCTGGGCCCAGCCTAAGGCGAAAGGcaccctcctctccctgctgctttgCATGATTCTTAATAATAAAGAAACCAGTCACCTAGCACAGCAAACTTTGACGAGCTCTGTCCCCCAGGAAGTAGGCAACTGTTGTTATAGATGGggagagaagctaagtgacttgccccaggccacAGAGGGgctcagtggcagaactgggacttgGGGCTTCCAGGTCCTGTGTTGAGACCATAGGACCATGCCGCTCTCTTGAAGCATCTAAAAGATGAAGCCTGAATCCCTCTCAAAGTGGACTGTATCTGATGCTGGTAAGCGGCACTGTGAGAGCCACTGTTCAATGCgcctgctggggagggaggtttAGGGTCTGAGGTGACGTCAGCCAAAAGGAGAGGGAAGGTCCTAGAATTATTTATAGCCAGCTCGCTCCTTCCCCCTACTCCAGCCTTGGCACCATTCCAAAGCGACGCTGTGGCTGGCTGAAAGGGCATTGGGCgagtggggcagaggagagcacggagatttttaaaagctttctaaGGGTTGGTGCATTAATGGACCCCAAAGCAGCTACTCCCAGTCTCTGCGTAACCCAATGAGTAAAGATGGGCAGCTGCatgcagtgtctctctctctctctcacacacacacacacacacactctctctctctctctctctctcgtgatATACTCTCAGCCTGGAGCTCCCGCCTCGTCTCTGGAAGCAGCACCACGCAGAAACTATCCAAAGCCTATGGAGGACCCAAGGGATCAGCTGCGATGAATGGGACCCGGTCTGGCTTGAGGGGCCATGGCTCAGCTACGGCTCCACCGTCACGCTGCTGTTGGTCATGCGGACCCCGTACCATCCCTTCCAGAAGAGCGTGTCCTGGCCGCCGTGTTCAAAGCGCACAAAGCGAGCCCCGGGGCCGTAGTCGGAGAAGGTGTGGGAGAGCtgaaggggcagagagagaaagagagacaatgGCTTCTGGGAAGTCACAAGCCACCTCTGAATCTCCCCTCCGGGGAGCGAGGCCCTGCGGGGATGGGGTCACCAGCCGCTGGCGGGAGATGGGCTATCTGATGGTCTTCGGGCTCCACTGCTACGCTGAAGCCATCAGCGGCTTTCTCCTTCCATgccacttccctctccccacccactcaCGTGGCTGGGTTGGCAGGTTACTGAGCCACATGGAACCCAGCCTCATGGTCCcagctgcagaagaggagagacaGGATCCCGGGGTAAAGACCCGCCCACCCAGCCTTCACCCCATCCTGCTCCTTTGGCAGCTGAGCTCACCAAGGGAAGCCCCTTCCTATCAGGCTTTGCCTGCGGCCCCAAAGCATGCACTGCCCTGTCCCGTCACCCTGACTCTGCCCAGCCACTCGCCGTGACTCACCTCGGTCCAGTCGGCGTCGTTGTCCTGCGGAATGGCGATGGTGTCGCTCTGGTACTCCGCCAGGATGTCCTCGTGCTCCGACAGCAGCTTCACGTGCAGCTGGTAGAGGCAGCCGGCGTCGCTGCGACCCGCGTACCTGCAAAGAGACCCAGGCTGCCAGCCTCGCCCCTCGCGGCCGCTCAGCAAACAGGCCCGGTGCTGAGAGCAGTGCGGCTGGGCCCGGGCTGGGCACCGTCCTACACCAAGCCATGTCCAGAAAGCAAAGCCCCAACCACCTGGATTACAGTGAGCTTGTTCCAGTCTCCCACCGCCACTAGCTGGGCTGGAGCACTAGTGCAGACCCAGGGCTGGTGTTCTCACCAGTGTGTCTCCAAGAGGCATGGAGCAGTGCCTCTGCTACCATTGCTGGACCCATGCCCATGTaagcaatggtgggaaatgggGGTCAAAGAAGCCCATTGTAGACACAACTCCAGCCTCTCCtcatctccctctctctgcttcccttggtctttcccctctctccctgccagtaCAGCAcagttcaccccccccccccccccccccacacacacacacttaccagTCCTTTACCACAATTTTAGGCTGGGTTGTGTCCAGCAGCTCCTCCCAGTAACCCTCAGCCCTGAGGTCGATGACCTGAGACTTGCGGCACCACCTGGAAGACGAGAAGTTACCGGGTGAGCACGGCTCTGTTTCCTCACATGCCAGCGTAGGGTAGAACCCAGCCAGAGAAGAGGGCAGCCTTACTCGTAGGAGGTGACGAAGTATTTGTGGACTCCATCGCTGGGAAATTCTTTTCCAAAGTCTCCCGGCAGGTCCTCAATTTTCCAGCCGTCACCTCCGTTCTCCACTTCCCCCCAGTGGTCTAAATCCTCTGCAGAAAGCAGAACAAGAGAGAGACTCTGGGTTATAGTCACGTGGCTTCAAGCCTCTTTCACCTTCCTACGTGGGGATTTCTTTGATAGATCCAGGCAGGGAGTTCGATTTGAGTTGTGCTTTACTTCGCAAGCGAGCCATTGACTATCTGCAGTGCAAGGGACTGTTTGGTAGGACTATCGTAATCTGGCCTTCAATTCTCAGCACCTACGCTCTGATCATTGTCTTAGCAGCCTCCCTTCACTAGAGAGCCCTGCCCAGCATTTCAGACTGGTCTAGGTACATATTGCAACAGTTTAAATAAAGGTGTGATGTTAAATTGCTCTGACTTTgtgtgtggaccaggccttagagagctGCTTTCGGGGTCAAATTTAGACCAAAAATGTCAGATTGGTAAAAACAAGCTTTTACAACCCCCCCGATTGATTGCAATGGTTCCGTGATCATTTAAACAAGTCCactgaaaactatttttattgtatttcaaCATTCCCAGGGCTGCCACACTGGGCTAGTGCAGGAGAGGACTGATCCGTTTCCTTCTCCAAGCTGAAATCAAATGCACAGAGCTAGCACTTGGCATCAGTGGGGACAAGCTCATTCAATTTTTTAACTCTTTCATAAGACAGGTAAAGGTTTTCTTTGTAAAGTTGGAGCCAGTATTCCTTGCTTAGCCTTGTTTTCAACCCTCCTCTAAGGTGGTCAGAACAGACCAAAAgatcctccacccccacccaccacccACCACCCTTCCTTTTGGCTTGAGCATTTTCAGAATTATGTTGGAAAGTTGGAAGCAAATCGGCTCAACTGTTGGTGAGTGATACAGCCAGAAGCAGCGTGATCCAGTGGTCTGTAGGCAGAGCCAGAACCAGGGGTTCTTGAGCTCTAaactctgccacaaactcactACATAGCCTTGGGTACATCATTTAAAAGcagattttcaaacaagcactgcCCATGTGCTCCTTC comes from Trachemys scripta elegans isolate TJP31775 chromosome 19, CAS_Tse_1.0, whole genome shotgun sequence and encodes:
- the FBXO2 gene encoding F-box only protein 2 codes for the protein MESLPEAILIQILASIPAVELVLVCRLVCCQWKNLVDGAALWILKCQQEGFTGAEPEEEAENWQTFYFLRKRKRNLIKNPCGEEDLDHWGEVENGGDGWKIEDLPGDFGKEFPSDGVHKYFVTSYEWCRKSQVIDLRAEGYWEELLDTTQPKIVVKDWYAGRSDAGCLYQLHVKLLSEHEDILAEYQSDTIAIPQDNDADWTELSHTFSDYGPGARFVRFEHGGQDTLFWKGWYGVRMTNSSVTVEP